A stretch of the Gracilinanus agilis isolate LMUSP501 chromosome 4, AgileGrace, whole genome shotgun sequence genome encodes the following:
- the UFC1 gene encoding ubiquitin-fold modifier-conjugating enzyme 1, with amino-acid sequence MADEATRRVVSEIPVLKTNAGPRDRELWVQRLKEEYQALIRYVENNKNADNDWFRLESNKEGTRWFGKCWYIQDLLKYEFDLEFDIPITYPSTAPEIAVPELDGKTAKMYRGGKICLTEHFKPLWARNVPKFGLAHLMALGLGPWLAVEIPDLIQKGIIQHKEK; translated from the exons ATGGCGGACGAGGCTACCCGGCGTGTTGTGTCCGAGATCCCGGTTCTGAAAACGAACGCCGGGCCCCGGGATCGGGAGCTATGGGTTCAAAGGCTCAAGGAAGAGTATCAGGCTCTTATCCGG TATGTGGAGAATAACAAGAATGCTGACAATGACTGGTTTCGACTGGAGTCCAACAAGGAAGGGACTCG ATGGTTTGGAAAATGCTGGTATATCCAGGACCTACTTAAGTATGAGTTTGACCTCGAGTTTGAT atacCGATTACATATCCCTCCACTGCACCAGAGATTGCTGTCCCTGAACTGGATGGAAAGACGGCAAAGATGTATAG GGGTGGCAAAATATGCCTAACTGAACACTTCAAACCCTTGTGGGCTAGGAACGTGCCAAAATTTGGACTGGCTCATCTCATGGCTCTGGGG TTGGGCCCTTGGCTGGCAGTGGAGATTCCAGACCTGATCCAGAAGGGGATAATCCAACACAAAGAGAAGTAA